A portion of the Lolium rigidum isolate FL_2022 chromosome 1, APGP_CSIRO_Lrig_0.1, whole genome shotgun sequence genome contains these proteins:
- the LOC124652943 gene encoding uncharacterized protein LOC124652943, whose protein sequence is MPLLTSASIQFIGTATVGDDHATADRALLLHGLAEATSLELVASTEEGRPILLKDLTWCPTFTKLKILMLNEWCVYDDVTALACLMQHTPRLENLILQLEFEKSHVLEVKTDSHITSKHSCHTFEHLKTVEIKKCRRSYDIRVKEILKLLGDWGIPSSKISIHYKKSKGKK, encoded by the exons ATGCCCTTGTTGACCAGTGCCAGCATCCAGTTTATCGGCACCGCCACCGTTGGTGATGATCATGCCACTGCCGACCGCGCTTTGCTTCTGCATGGCTTGGCGGAGGCCACCAGCCTGGAGCTCGTAGCATCCACGGAAGAAGGAAGG CCGATCTTGCTCAAGGATTTGACATGGTGTCCTACATTCACCAAGCTGAAGATCTTGATGCTTAACGAGTGGTGTGTGTATGATGATGTAACTGCGCTTGCATGCCTCATGCAGCACACACCAAGACTAGAGAATCTCATTTTGCAACTTGAATTCGAG AAATCCCATGTTCTTGAGGTGAAAACAGATAGTCATATTACATCAAAACATTCATGTCATACCTTTGAGCACCTTAAGACTGTGGAGATAAAGAAGTGTCGTCGATCTTATGACATAAGGGTTAAAGAAATTTTGAAATTGCTCGGTGACTGGGGCATACCTAGCAGTAAAATCAGtatccactacaagaaatctaAAG GTAAAAAGTAA